Proteins from one Fervidicoccaceae archaeon genomic window:
- a CDS encoding ABC transporter permease, whose product MDVKLDSLKRLGSVDSTIILITRSRTGMLGLSMISSILFISLIIGMISPYSPIKGNLADALKPPSLSHIFGTDELGRDLFTRTFYGVRTSILISFLGAGIGAALGTLLGLMAGYLGGIVDYSLMRLSDALLSIPSILIAIALVAILGPGTTNIIIAIAFGLVPAYMRLTRGIVVQVKNLEYVIAAKLLGLSSTRIMFRHILPNISYLTVSQFTLDLGGAILMAAGLGFLGLGVQPPQPELGTIIGTAKNYIGVAPYLILFPGLVLLLLSLGFNLLGNTLRDIIDPSSRVRMK is encoded by the coding sequence GTGGATGTAAAGCTGGATTCCCTAAAGAGACTTGGATCGGTGGATTCCACCATAATCCTCATTACGAGGAGCAGGACGGGGATGCTTGGACTTTCAATGATTTCCTCTATTCTCTTTATTTCCCTCATAATAGGCATGATAAGCCCCTACAGCCCGATAAAGGGGAATCTGGCAGATGCGCTGAAACCGCCATCCCTCTCTCATATATTCGGAACAGACGAGCTGGGAAGAGATCTATTCACGAGAACCTTTTACGGAGTCAGAACATCGATACTCATATCTTTCCTGGGTGCCGGAATAGGTGCGGCTCTGGGAACACTGCTCGGACTAATGGCAGGGTACTTGGGGGGAATTGTGGACTACTCCCTCATGAGGCTCTCCGATGCTCTCCTCTCAATACCATCAATACTCATAGCAATAGCTCTAGTTGCCATCCTAGGTCCAGGAACAACCAACATAATCATAGCGATCGCATTTGGTTTAGTTCCTGCCTACATGAGGCTAACAAGGGGGATCGTTGTCCAAGTGAAGAACTTGGAATATGTCATAGCTGCTAAACTACTTGGTCTCAGCAGCACCAGGATAATGTTCAGGCACATACTCCCCAACATATCCTATCTCACAGTCTCTCAATTCACCCTAGATCTGGGAGGAGCCATACTAATGGCTGCTGGGCTGGGCTTTCTTGGTCTCGGAGTGCAGCCTCCCCAGCCTGAGCTTGGAACAATAATCGGAACAGCGAAGAACTACATAGGAGTAGCACCTTACTTGATACTCTTTCCGGGCCTAGTACTCCTCCTCCTGTCGCTTGGATTCAACCTCTTGGGCAACACTCTTAGAGATATAATAGACCCGTCATCGAGGGTGAGGATGAAATGA
- a CDS encoding ABC transporter ATP-binding protein codes for MSLLRIRDLTAYYFLGRKREKVLSDIELSIERRERIAVVGESGSGKTTLASIITRMEAENLEIASGEVLFEGRDLLKASESELREIRGKEISVVFQNPSSSLDPLYPVGEQIAEVFREHGYGKSEAKSEAVELLRSVGIPNPERSYFSYPHQLSGGQKQRVAIAIAIALRPKLLVADEPTSALDVSTQTQIIDLLNTLSREYGTSLLLITHDIGVAYDASDRMVVMYGGRIMEIGRTEKIVESPLHPYTSYLLSSVPIGKNVKRIWKRERRAFSQSSNGFSMEGCPFSPRCPLPSERCSLSAPPLKEIDGRSVYCWKAESEVILNAWGL; via the coding sequence ATGAGCCTCCTGAGGATCAGAGATCTAACAGCATACTACTTTCTAGGAAGAAAGAGGGAGAAGGTACTGAGCGATATTGAGCTGAGCATTGAGAGGAGGGAAAGAATAGCAGTTGTTGGAGAGAGCGGCTCCGGAAAAACTACACTTGCATCCATCATAACTAGGATGGAAGCGGAGAATCTGGAGATAGCAAGTGGGGAAGTCTTGTTCGAAGGAAGAGATCTGCTCAAGGCAAGCGAGAGCGAGCTAAGGGAGATAAGAGGTAAGGAAATCTCAGTTGTATTTCAGAACCCATCAAGCTCCCTGGATCCCCTCTATCCTGTAGGGGAGCAGATAGCAGAGGTGTTCAGAGAGCATGGCTATGGAAAAAGCGAGGCCAAAAGCGAGGCAGTTGAGCTGCTGCGAAGCGTTGGAATACCAAACCCAGAGAGATCCTACTTTTCCTATCCCCACCAGCTCTCCGGAGGTCAGAAACAGAGGGTAGCAATAGCTATAGCCATAGCGCTGAGGCCGAAGCTGCTGGTTGCTGATGAACCTACAAGCGCTTTGGACGTATCCACACAGACACAGATAATTGACCTCCTCAACACACTTTCGCGGGAATATGGAACCTCCCTCCTCCTCATAACCCACGACATTGGAGTAGCCTATGATGCCTCCGATAGAATGGTTGTTATGTATGGGGGTAGGATCATGGAGATAGGAAGAACGGAAAAAATAGTGGAATCACCGCTTCATCCATACACGAGCTATCTTCTTTCCTCCGTCCCAATTGGCAAAAATGTAAAAAGAATTTGGAAGAGGGAGAGAAGGGCTTTTTCCCAATCCTCGAATGGATTTTCGATGGAGGGATGCCCCTTCAGTCCAAGATGTCCCCTCCCAAGCGAAAGGTGCTCTCTCTCAGCCCCTCCGCTGAAGGAAATAGACGGAAGGAGCGTCTACTGCTGGAAAGCAGAATCAGAGGTGATACTCAATGCATGGGGGCTCTAG
- a CDS encoding ABC transporter ATP-binding protein has translation MHGGSSAASVANLKKIYRLGKGFRRSVEIRAIDGIDLSIEKGEVLGLLGESGSGKTTLGKILVGIERPSSGKAELFGENIEEYLKKNRRNVQMIFQNPDTSLNPRMRIGEILREALEAGGRSGSEQEIRELLDMVGLDPKISNYYPSHISGGQKQRVAIARALAVKPSFIVGDEIVSGLDATVKVQILSLIRELQEVLGFTLLFISHDLPITRAISNRVAVMYLGKIVEILDAEELIENPMHPYTRHLLTSLPSIYLRGTDLDGKKLRLKETHSPPPISGCKLQTICPLATERCRREDPPPVMEEKGHVVFCHIYTKN, from the coding sequence ATGCATGGGGGCTCTAGCGCGGCTTCAGTAGCCAATCTGAAGAAAATCTACAGGCTCGGAAAAGGCTTCAGGAGGTCGGTGGAGATAAGGGCCATAGATGGAATAGACCTGAGCATAGAGAAAGGAGAAGTTCTGGGACTTCTCGGAGAGAGCGGCTCCGGAAAAACAACATTGGGGAAGATTCTCGTTGGCATAGAAAGACCATCATCCGGGAAGGCCGAGCTATTCGGAGAGAACATCGAGGAATATCTGAAGAAAAACAGGAGAAATGTCCAGATGATATTCCAGAATCCAGATACTTCGCTGAACCCAAGAATGAGAATCGGAGAAATTTTGAGGGAGGCACTTGAGGCGGGAGGAAGGAGCGGCAGTGAGCAGGAGATCAGGGAGCTGCTCGATATGGTAGGACTGGATCCAAAGATTTCCAATTACTACCCATCGCACATATCTGGAGGGCAGAAGCAGAGAGTTGCAATAGCAAGAGCCCTTGCTGTAAAGCCAAGCTTCATAGTAGGAGACGAAATTGTCTCTGGTTTGGATGCCACAGTGAAGGTTCAAATCCTCTCATTAATACGGGAGCTTCAAGAAGTCCTTGGCTTCACCCTCCTTTTCATAAGCCACGATCTTCCCATAACGAGGGCCATTAGCAACAGAGTCGCAGTCATGTATCTTGGAAAGATCGTGGAGATCCTCGATGCTGAGGAGCTAATTGAAAATCCCATGCACCCCTATACGAGGCACCTCCTCACATCTCTCCCCTCAATCTATCTGAGGGGAACAGACCTAGATGGTAAGAAGCTCCGACTGAAGGAAACTCATTCCCCTCCCCCTATCTCAGGCTGCAAGCTTCAGACAATATGCCCGCTTGCTACTGAGAGATGCAGGAGGGAGGATCCTCCTCCTGTAATGGAGGAAAAGGGCCATGTCGTTTTTTGTCATATATACACAAAGAACTGA
- a CDS encoding amidohydrolase family protein: MKTNKIVIDNVRIFSSERMNLIENGTVVVENGKIVEAGSKGSVELPQDAHLIDGRGRVALPGLIDAHLHITGMRTGDSVKEPLLTPMGVFFARGVKDLERLINAGFTTIVDAGGIVALHLREAVSEGTIVGPRIFAAGFSLSPTFGHGDVHYMPVEYVDARTSKFMKPLKGLICDGEAECRKAARYALREGADFIKVMATGGVLSQRDRPEYRQFTLEELKVIVDEARAAKRFVHAHAQGKEGIINALNAGVKVIAHAIYMDEEAAELAKEKDAVVVPTLAIVHKILEVGAKAGIPEWGLRKSEEVFKEHVENARKARKLGVKLATGTDFLGGFFPHGENALELKLFVEKLGMSPAEAIRASTEVASEVAGMKEILGKIEKGKLADLVLVRENPLLSIDSLLKAENIELVMKGGEIVKNSLPE; the protein is encoded by the coding sequence ATGAAAACAAACAAAATTGTCATAGATAATGTGAGAATATTCTCATCTGAGAGGATGAATCTAATAGAGAATGGAACAGTAGTTGTGGAAAATGGAAAGATAGTGGAAGCTGGAAGCAAGGGAAGCGTGGAGCTACCCCAAGATGCCCATCTCATAGATGGAAGAGGAAGGGTAGCCCTTCCTGGCCTAATCGATGCCCATCTCCACATAACTGGAATGAGGACAGGGGATAGCGTGAAGGAACCCCTCCTTACTCCAATGGGAGTGTTCTTTGCCAGGGGCGTGAAGGATCTGGAGAGGCTGATAAACGCAGGATTCACAACCATAGTGGATGCGGGTGGCATAGTTGCCCTTCACCTGAGAGAGGCCGTCAGCGAGGGAACAATTGTTGGACCTAGAATATTTGCTGCTGGCTTCTCCCTCTCCCCAACCTTTGGTCATGGAGACGTGCACTACATGCCTGTTGAATATGTTGATGCAAGGACCAGCAAGTTCATGAAGCCACTTAAGGGGCTAATATGTGATGGAGAAGCGGAATGCAGGAAGGCAGCCAGGTATGCGCTGAGAGAGGGAGCAGATTTCATAAAGGTAATGGCTACAGGTGGTGTGCTATCTCAGAGAGACAGACCAGAGTACAGACAATTCACACTAGAGGAGCTCAAGGTAATAGTTGATGAAGCCAGAGCGGCGAAAAGATTCGTTCACGCTCATGCTCAGGGAAAGGAGGGAATAATTAATGCACTCAATGCTGGAGTCAAGGTGATTGCCCATGCCATATACATGGATGAGGAAGCTGCGGAGCTTGCAAAGGAGAAAGATGCTGTAGTAGTTCCAACGCTTGCCATAGTACACAAAATACTTGAAGTTGGAGCAAAGGCCGGTATACCTGAGTGGGGGCTCAGGAAATCAGAAGAAGTCTTCAAGGAGCACGTGGAGAATGCTAGAAAGGCAAGAAAGCTGGGTGTGAAGCTGGCAACAGGGACCGACTTCCTTGGAGGATTCTTCCCACACGGGGAAAACGCCCTCGAGCTGAAGCTGTTTGTTGAGAAGCTCGGCATGTCCCCAGCAGAGGCAATAAGAGCTTCAACGGAAGTCGCTTCTGAAGTGGCTGGAATGAAGGAGATCCTTGGAAAAATAGAGAAGGGAAAACTGGCCGATTTAGTGCTTGTCAGAGAGAATCCTCTGCTCAGCATAGACTCCCTACTGAAAGCGGAGAACATAGAGCTAGTTATGAAGGGGGGAGAAATAGTAAAAAACTCCCTTCCTGAATAG
- a CDS encoding FprA family A-type flavoprotein, with the protein MLLRAVEIDRNVFWIGARDYSRTLFDSLIRLPRGTSYNSYLVVGEEGAAVIDTVNPGFEDVLESRIKSVIEPERIKYLVMNHAEPDHAGAVARVLSMSKEIKLVTTQLGAKYVRLFYDIPQERIAIVRDGDRINLGKYTLKFIEAPMLHWPETMFTFLEERGILFPCDFFGAHLANGLWSDEVDDVLYHAKRYWGEIMMPFRTNALKALQKISGLNIKMIAPSHGPIYRRTGEIMQLYKDWSEGKTKEKVTVLFVSMWGHALSAAELIASELRARGVEVAMHDASLADPGDVAADFVDSRGIVLASSTLEAHVHPMAALYLNVAKLLRPPLKYAASVVTYLWGTGADKEIEEALRSLGLEYIGGVKINVKPTTSDLEELKKIAGLMAEKVKRS; encoded by the coding sequence TTGTTATTGAGAGCTGTTGAAATAGATAGGAATGTCTTCTGGATTGGAGCCAGGGACTACTCGAGAACCCTCTTTGATTCCCTCATTCGCCTCCCAAGGGGGACATCTTATAATTCCTACTTAGTTGTCGGAGAAGAGGGAGCTGCTGTAATTGATACGGTTAATCCTGGCTTCGAGGATGTTCTGGAGAGCAGAATAAAATCGGTCATCGAACCAGAGAGAATAAAGTATCTGGTAATGAATCATGCTGAGCCTGACCATGCTGGAGCAGTTGCAAGAGTGCTGAGCATGAGCAAGGAGATAAAGCTGGTTACTACTCAACTTGGAGCAAAGTATGTAAGGCTATTCTACGACATTCCGCAAGAGAGAATTGCTATTGTGAGGGATGGAGACAGGATAAATCTGGGAAAATACACATTGAAGTTCATCGAGGCTCCAATGCTCCACTGGCCCGAGACCATGTTCACTTTTCTGGAAGAACGCGGAATTTTGTTCCCATGTGACTTCTTTGGAGCGCATTTGGCTAATGGGCTCTGGAGCGATGAGGTTGATGACGTCCTTTATCACGCAAAGAGGTACTGGGGTGAGATAATGATGCCCTTCAGGACGAATGCTTTGAAGGCTCTGCAGAAGATCTCCGGATTGAATATAAAAATGATAGCTCCTTCGCATGGTCCAATATACAGGAGGACAGGCGAGATAATGCAGCTGTACAAAGACTGGAGCGAGGGAAAAACAAAAGAGAAGGTTACTGTTTTGTTTGTATCTATGTGGGGGCATGCCTTGAGTGCTGCTGAGCTAATAGCATCGGAACTGAGGGCTAGGGGAGTTGAGGTGGCAATGCATGATGCTTCCCTTGCTGATCCCGGGGATGTAGCAGCGGATTTTGTTGATTCGAGAGGCATAGTGCTGGCTTCATCGACGCTGGAGGCCCATGTTCATCCAATGGCAGCACTGTATCTGAATGTTGCTAAGCTCCTCAGGCCTCCGCTGAAATATGCTGCATCTGTTGTAACATATCTGTGGGGGACAGGGGCGGACAAGGAAATTGAAGAAGCTCTCAGGAGCTTGGGACTGGAGTATATTGGAGGAGTGAAGATAAATGTGAAGCCCACAACAAGTGATCTGGAGGAGCTCAAAAAAATAGCAGGTTTGATGGCTGAAAAAGTTAAGCGATCTTGA